A window of Streptomyces broussonetiae genomic DNA:
GTCACCACCTACGAGGCGGTCCGCTCCGTCGAACCGTCCCCGGTGGACGCCGCGCGGGGCATGGGCATGTCCGAGGCGCGGGTGCTGTTCCAGGTGGAGGTGCCGGTCGCGCTCCCGCTGATCCTGAGCGGCCTGCGCACGGCGGCCATCCAGCTCGTCTCCACCGCCACCATCGCCGCCTACGTCGGCCTCGGGGGCCTCGGCCGGTACATCATGGACGGCCTCTACCAGAAGAACTACGAGAAGGTCGTCGGCGGCGCCACCCTGGTCGCCGGACTGGCCCTCGTCACCCTCGTGTTGTTCTGGGCGGTGTCCCGGATCACCGTGTCGCCGGGGGTGCGGCGCAGCCACTGAGGGGGCGGTGCCAAGGCGGTCCCGCGTGCACGACTGACCGCAGATCGAGGCCAATCGGTGATCTGTTGCCCTTGACTGACCGAGAACCGGCTGGATTGGATCGGTGGGTGACTTCCAACAACCGCATCAGCAGGTCCATCCGGAGGAACCGAGGCGCGGCGGCGGTCGCCCTCGTGGCGGCGACGGCTCTGCTGGCGGGCTGTTCCTCCAGCGGCGACAAGTCGGGCAACCCCCTGACGGACAGCAAGGCGAGCGGCGACAGCGTCGTCGTCGGCTCCAACAACTTCCCCGAGAGCACCCTGCTCGCCGACATCTACGGCGAGGCGCTCAAGGCCAAGGGCATCAAGGTCACGTACAAGCCGAACATCGGCAGCCGCGAGACCACGTACGGGCTGCTCAAGAACGGCTCCATCAAGGTGCTGCCCGAGTACAACGGGGCGCTGCTGGCCTACCTCGACCCGAAGGCGAAGCCCAAGACGGTCGAGGCCACCACGGCGGCCATCGAGGCCAAGCTGGACTCGAAGCTGACGATGCTGAAGCCCGCCGCGGCGCAGTCCAAGGACTCGGTCACGGTCAACGCGGCCACCGCGCAGAAGTACCACCTGACCGCGAAGTCCACCATCGCCGACCTGAAGGACATCGCGGGGGACCTGGTCATGGGCGCCTCGCCCGAGTTCCAGACCCGCCAGCAGGGCCTGGTGGGCCTCAAGGACGTCTACGGCCTTCAGTTCAAGTCCTTCCGGGCGCTGGACGCCGGCGGCCCGCTCACCCAGGCGGCGCTGAAGAAGAACGCGGTGCAGGCCGCGGACATCTTCACCACGGACGCGACCATCTCCAAGGAGAAGTTCGTCGTTCTGCAGGACCCGCAGAACCTGTTCGGCTTCGAGAACGTCCAGCCGCTCGTCCAGAAGAAGGCCCTGCCGCAGAAGGGCGTCGACGCGCTCGACGCGGTCTCGGCCAAGCTCGACACGGCGACCCTGCTGGACCTGGACACCCAGGTGCAGGCCCAGAACAAGGACCCGCTGGACGTCGCCAAGGCCTGGCTCAAGTCCGCCGGCCTCGCCTGACGCCCGCCCCTTGGGCCCGGCCGTGACACGGTGTGCACCGCCGTGTCCGTACCCTGCGCCCTCACCCCCTCGCCGGGCTGCTCATCGCCTCAGGAGCCGTGCAGGGCGCCGGAGGTGGCGGTGATAGCGCCGGTGCGCGGGATGGCGTGCACCAGGGGACGGGGGCACGGTCGACGCTGTCGAGCATGCCCCCGTCCTCACCCGGTCGACAGGAACGGTACGGCTCAGAGGTCGAACTCGTGCGGCGGCAGGTCCAGTGCGAAGCACGCCTCGCGGACGACGGCCTGCTCGGTCTTGTCGAAGTCGCCGTCCGCGCCACCGATCACGATGCCGATCTGGATGACGGCCCGCGCCTCGGCCGGCTTCTTCTTGGCCTTGCCGATCTCCTGAAGGACGCTCACCTTGCCGAAGGCGAAGTCGGCCGTGAGCTTGTTCAGGTTCTCCTCGAAACGGCGCCTGAGGTCGTCCGCCGGGAAGTTCTGCAACACCTCGTTCGTCGCGATGAGCTGGGCCACCCGCTGCCGCTCCGACGGGTCGACGGTCCCGTCGGCGGCGGCCACGAGCGCGCACATCGCCATGCTCGCGTCCCGGAACGCCCCGCTCTTGAGGTCGTTCTTCTTCGCCTCCAACTGGGTCTGCATCTGCGACGCCGACTCCTTGATGCGGTCCCACAGGGCCATGCGTGCTCCTCATGTCAACGGCCGGGCGCTCCCACGGCACACCGGCGGCAACTTCTACAACACCGTAGAAACTCGTGGGACGGCGGGGAAGTTCCTCCGGACCTAAACTGATTCCCCGTACGCGGGCCGAACACGGATCGACGCGGCGGAAACCTGAGGGAGACGACAGTGGCGACAGCGTCCGCTACCGGCTGCCAGGACCCCTCCGCCGAGGTGCTCGCGGCGGCGGCCGCCGCCTTCGGGCTGCTCGCCTCGCCCGCCCGGCTGCACCTCGTGTGGGCGCTGATGCAGGGCGAGAGCGATGTCACCGGGCTCGCCGAGCGGGTCGGCGGCGCGCTGCCCGCCGTCAGCCAGCACCTCACCAAGCTCAAGCTCGCCGGACTCGTCCGCTCCCGCCGTGAGGGCCGCCGCCAGGTGTACTACGTCGACACCGCCGGACAGGCAGAAGTCGTGGAGGTCGTACGGCTCCTCGTCGGCCGGCTGTCCGAACGGGCCGCGTCCGCCCCGGCCGGCCTGCTGCGCGGGCTGTGATCCGGGGCGACCTCGGACGGTGACGTGGTCGTTTGCGGCAACTCACTTCCATGGTGAGGGAGTTGGCCGCGCCCGCCGGTTCGGCCGGTCCGCGAAGCCCCCGTGCGCCCTCAGGCCGTCGTCCCCTCCGCGCCGTCCGGTACCGCGTGTGTCGCGGCCCGGGCCTGCTTGCGGCGCTTGCGGCGACTGACCCGCGGCTCCTGGTCGGGCAGCCAGCCGAAGGCGAGGCAGCTGCCCGTGGCGCCGAGGAGGAGGCCGATGAAGAAGCCGCCCAGGTTGGAGGTGAGCCAGGTGCCCAGGGAGAGCAGGATGCCGATGATGGAGTAGAAGAGCCGCTGGGCGGGGTTGAAGAGGATCAACAGGCCCAGAATCACCATCACCGTCGGCAGCGTGTAGCCGGCCAGGCCCTGCATGCCGATGTGCATCACGACTTTCAGCGAGGCCTTCTCGGTGAGCAGGATCTCGCCACCGCCCAGGGCGAGCAGCAGCCCGCCCCAGAACGGTCGGCGGGCCCGCCAGCCCCGGAAGGCCGCCCTCGGCCCCCGACGTGGACGCTCCGGCACGGTGATCAGCAACCCGAGTCGCTGAAGCGGAGCTTGAGGCCGGGCAGCTTGAACACGCCTGCCGTGGTGGCGTAGTTGGTCTGCCGCAGATTTCCGATGTGCACGGTGTCGGCCTGCTGGCTGAAGACCCCGATCGGGCCCTTCACGCGTGCCTTGGTCAGCGTGCTCGCGTCGTTGCCGATCTCGATGTTGTTGAAGGCCGCGTTGCCCGACAGCTCGCTCGAGTCGGTGGTGAGGTCGCTCGCGGTCACCGGTGTGTCGCCGCCGCCCGCCGTGATCAGCAGGTTGGTGCCGCCGAGGTCGACGCTCTGGCACAGCTTGGTGAGCGTGGCGTTCTTGATCGCGGAGGTGACGACCAGCTCCTGCCCGCCCGTGTTCCCGGCGTTCGGGCTGCCGTCCGCCATGTTGTCGAGCCCGCCGAACTGCTCGAACCCGGTGCCGTCGAGGTTGGTCGCGGTGACCGTGAACGGCATGCCGGAGATCGCGAACTGCACCCCGAGGGCGCCCTGCGCGGTGAGGACGGCGAGGCCGGCGGCGACGAGTGTGGCGGGTACCGCCATCACCGCGGCCCGGCGTGCGCGGACCCGCCCTCGTCTCCCACCGCCGTCGGCGACGCTCCCGGCTGGCTGTGGTGTTTCGGACGGTGAACCGATTCCCGGGTTCTCGGGGGTGGTGCCGTCGGACGGGACGTCCGGGGACGAGGCCATGTCTGCTCCCATGGGCATGGATCAATGCGGGTTGGGCTTCAGGTGGCGCGGTGTCCTGGCGCGGACAGCGACCGACCACCGCGCACGCCTCCTCGCGCTCCCGGCGGAGCAAGGGCTTTCTCGTTACGCGGCAGTAGCCTCCGAGGAAGTTACTGCCGGTTACTTTGAGGGGTCAAGGGAGATGTGAAAAAAGGGTGTCGACTCTGTTCGCGTCGTGGTCACCATCGACAACTCCCTTGCGGCATCTTGACGTTGACGGTTCATCAGGTCTACAACTTGCCCTGCTTCACGGATCCGTGGCGCCGGATCCGCCGAGCGGCACCGGCCGTGTTTCGCGGCCCATTCCCGGCAGCCGCTCATGTCGGCTCACGGCAACCGCTCACACCGGCGCGGCGCACGGTCCCTTCCCCCCGGGCCATGTGCCCTGCCGCCGTGTCCGGCCCGGCCGGAGGCCTGCCCCCGAGACCTCCGGCCGGAGTCCGGTCCGCCGCCGTCGCCGGTCCGCCGCGCAGGGAGAAGGCGCGACGGACCGCGTCGGCGGCACCGCGCACCACCCGCGTCACGCACCCCTCGCGTCGCTGCCACCGGCGCCCCGCGCCATCCGTGTGACGCATCACCCGCTCGGCTTGCCACCCCCCACCTCACCTCGACCGACCCCCACTCAGGAAAGAGGCACCCGCATGCGTACGCGATCCGTCCTCGCCCTCGCCGGTACCGTCACCTCCGTCGCCCTCGCCCTCGCGGTGGCCACCCCCGCCTCCGCCGACGGCGCCGTCCTCACCACCGGCAGCGCGGGTGGCACGGCCGCGGCCGTCGGCGACACCCTCACCGCGCCGCTCGCCTCCGGCACCTCCGCCACGCTCTACTCCAGCGCGACCGGCACCAGCGGTGTCACCTGCACGTCCTCCCAGTTCACCGCGAGCGTGACAGCCAATCCGGCTGCTCCGGGCACGGCCACCGAGTCCGTGACCGGCCAGACCTTCGACCCCAGCTCCTGCACCAGCAACGTCGTCGGTGTCACCGGAGTCAGCAGCATCACCGTCGACAACCTGCCCTACACGGCGTCGGTCGCCTCCGGTGGCACCCTCACCGTCGCCCCGGCCGGCGGCTCCACCATCCAGACGACGGTCAAGCTCAAGACCCTGCTGGGCAGCATCACCTGCGTCTACCAGGCGTCCGGCCTGACCGGGAAGGCCGACAACAGCGACAGCAGCATCAGCTTCACCAATCAGCAGTTCACCAAGTCCTCCGGTTCGTCGCTGTGCTTCGCCAGCGGCTACTTCACGGCCAAGTACGCGCCCGTGGCGGACGGCGGCGCCCGGGTCTACGTCAACTGAGCTTAAACACAACGGAGTTGAGCGTCGCGCCTGACGCGACGCGAGGGCGGCGCCCCCGGTGAGCACCAGCACCGTGGCGGCGCCGCCCGTCATCAGCGGCATCGAGGGGCCCGAGCCGGTACAGGCGGCTCGGGCCCCTCGATGCCGCTGTCCTCGTTCACCCCTGCCATCGGTGAGGGTGTCCTCGCCGTCGGGGGGCGTCCCGGGTGCCGGACGCGGGTACGGGGTCTGCGGTGTGCGGTGTGACGGGGACCTCCCGCCCGTCCGGCCGGGCCGGCGCGCCCGTGATCGGGGGGGGGTGCCTCTATGAAGCTTCTATGTCCCGTCAACCCCCAATTCGGCCGCGGCGGCGTTGTTGAGATGACGGTAGAGGCGTCGGGCGAGGTAGCGCTTGAGGCAGCGGCGGATCTCGCGGTCTGTCTTGCCTTCGGCCCGCCGTCGGTCAACGTAGGCGCGGGTTTGCGGGTGATGCACCATGCGGACCATCGCGATGACGTTCAGAGCTCGGTTGAGACGCCTGTCGCCGCCGCGATTGAGGCGGTGGCGAGTGGTGTTGCCCGAGGAGGCGGGTATGGGGCTCACTCCGGCGAGGGCGGCGAACGCGGCCTCGTCACGGACCCGTCCCGGGTGGGACCAGGCGACCAGGACGGTGGCAGCGGTGACGGGGCCGATCCCTGTTTCCTCGGGGAGGCCGGCCGCAGGGCTGGCGTCAACGAGCTCGCCTATCCGGTTCATGTTGTCCGCGATTTCCGTGTCAAGGGCGAGGATCCTCTTGGCCAGACGGACGGCCTCGGTGCGGGCCGTCGTGGCGGCGAGGTCCTCCTCACGGGGGCGCCAGCGGGCGATTTCGCCGATCTGCCTGGCGCTGAGGGGACGGCGGGCGTCTATGCCGAGGTCGGCGATGCGCACAAGGGCAGTCAAGGCGTTCACGGCCCTGGTCCGCTCGCTGGTGAGCTCGTCCCGGGAGGTGAGGAGGATCTGTGCTGCCGCCCGAACCCCCTCGTCCATTCGTGGAGTGCGCAGCTGTTCTTCGGGGAGCGGAAGCACGGCAGCGGCTATCCGCCGGGCGTCGATCGGGTCGGATTTGCCGATGCCGCGGCGGCCGGCGCGGCCCATTCTGGCGGCTTCAACCACCTGGTAGCCGGCGCGTGCCGTCTGGCGGGCGATCTGGGCTCCGTAACTGCCCGCCCCCTCGATCACCCACAGAGCACCGAGGTCTCCACCAGTGCGACGTCCAGCCCAGTTGATGGCTCGTGCCCTGCCAGCGTGGGTGTTGGGGAATGCCTCCGTGCCCAGGTGCTCACCACTGGAGGCGAGCACGGCGTAAGTGTGCGTTTTGGCGTGGGTGTCGACGCCGATGATGAATGAATGCGCCTGGGCGACAATGGTGTTCACGCGATCAGGGTTCCTCTCCGTGAGGCGGTGGTCCCGGTCGCTGCGGACCGGCGCCGTGCCCGGGAGAGGTCACTTCGAGGCAGAACTGTGACGGGCCACGGCCCTTTGGGGCCGGGCAGGCTTCTTATCAGGCCACCGAGGTGGGCCGGGTCGGCGCCGACCGCCCGCCATAGTCGGACAGTTCATAGGCAAGGCACCCGTGGGGGCCACTTTTGTCACGAGTCACGACTACGACGAGGCGACCGACGTCAACCCTGCCAGCCGGTCCCGGACCAGCCAGATGAAGACTCACATTTCGTCAAGCGAGGCGTGGGGTTCTGGGTTCGTAGAAGGTGCCGTCGCGGAGCATCGCGAACAGCACGTTGATCCGCTGGCGTGCCAGGCGGAGAAGTGCCTGGGTGTGGGTCTTCCCGCGGGCTCGGCAGCGGTCGTAGTAGGTGCGGGAGGCGGGATCGTGCAGGGCGGCGAATGCGGACAGGAACATCGCGCGTTTGAGCTGCCGGTTGCCGCCTCTGGGCGCGTGTTCGCCGTGGATCGAGGTCCCGGACGACTTCGTCGTCGGTGCGAGGCCGGCGTAGGAGGCCAGGTGGGCGGCGGTGGGGAAGCTGGTGCCGTCGCCGACGGTGACCAGCAAAGTGGCGGCGGTCCTGACCGCGACCCCCGGAATCGAGGTCAGGACCGCGGAAAGAGGGTGAGCCTCCAGCAGTTGCCCGATCTGTGTTTCCAGAGCTCGTCGCTGTTCGTGGACGGCCGCTAGCGAGCGGGCCAGCGACGGGATCACGAGGTCGAGCGTGCCGGTCCCGGGGACGACGACGGTCTGCTCGTCGAGGGCGTCGAAGATCTCGTCGATCAGTCGCTGAGCCATGCGCGGGGCCTTGGGCCGGATGACTTCAACCAGCCTGCGACGACCGGCCTTTCGCAGGGCGGCCGGAGATCCGTAGCGTTCCAGCAGCCAGGTCACGGCCGGGTGGTCCAGACGCGGCCCGAGGACGCGTTCCAGGCTGGGGTGGAACTGGGTGAGCAGGCCGCGTATCCGGTTGGAGGTGCGGGTGGCCTCTGCCGCCAGGTCCTGGTCGAAGCCCGCCAGCACGGTCAGCTCGGCGGTGATCTCGTCGGTCAGTTCCAGCGAGCGCAGGGTGTGCGGCATCGTCCTCGCGGCGTCAGCGATCACGGCCGCGTCGCGGGCGTCGGTCTTCGCCTCGCCCGGGTAGAGATCGGCGATCCGCCGCATCGAGAGTCCGGGCAGGTAGGCAACCTTGCAGCCGGCGTCCCGGGCGACCGTCAGAGGCAGGGCTCCGATCGAGGCGGGCTGGTCCACGATCACCAGCACGGTGCCGAACTTCGTGGCCAGCTTGTCGAAGACGGCCCGCAATTTCGGCTCGCTGTTGGGCAGCTGCTTGTCGAAGACCTTCTTCCCGGCCGGGGTCAGCCCGTGCCCGTGATGGGCGCTCTTGCCGACGTCCAGACCGAGAAAGACGCCCACGTCGTCGATGTCGTCCAACCCATCCTCCCGAACGGGGTTCGTGCGGTGCTGGCCAGGGCGTTGGCGTCGTATGCGCGCATCCACGTTATGCAGACCTGCCGCCCGCAAGCGGCCGGGCATTGCACCAGGCCAGGCGGTAGTCGGACCTCTCATCAGCGTCTCCAACGGCGCCTCCCGGGCCCGGTGACACCACCCCCCAGGTCATCTCTTCGACAGGGGGGAACAGTCATGCCGGGCCCGGAGGCCAGCGGTCCCGTTGCGGAACCGCGAAGAAGATAACGGGGGGGCGCAGAGCACCGACCGGTTCGGCTGTTTCGCGCCTCCTATGAGCCCCCGTTGAGGAGTCGGGTGTCGGCCTCGTATCGTGGCGATCATGGGGGCGTCGCTCGTCGCCCCACGGCCGCCGGCAACCATCGGGCCAGAAAGGGGGGAGCTGCTCTGATCTCGCCCGATCATGGGCTGATCCAGGGACGTCCGATGCCGGATCCATGGGTGACACGTGTCGTCCCGTCAGGCCCGCACGCCCGGCTCCCGATGCCGTTCGGTGAGTTATCGTGTGCAGGGTGTTAGAAACAAACCGCATGTCCCGTTCGTTTGGCGCGAGGAGAGAACCGACGATGGCGAGGCAGTTACGTGCCGAGCAGACCCGGGCGACGATCATCACGGCAGCCGCCGACCTGTTCGACCGGCACGGCTACGAGTCCACCAGCCTGAGCGACATCGTCGCACATGCGAAGGTCACCAAGGGGGCGCTGTACTTCCACTTCGCCGCCAAGGAGGACCTGGCCCAGGCCATCCTGGAACTCAACGACAAGGCCGCGCGGCAACTCGTCGCCGAGGTCGAGAGCCGCGGCCACTCCTCGCTGGAGACCCTGATGCGCACCACGTTCGGGATCGCCCGGCTCGCCGTGGAGGACCCGGTACCGCGCGCCGCACTGCGCCTCGCCACCGCCGACATCGCCGTACGGCAGCCGCTCAGGCACCCGTTCGTCGAGTGGCTGGAGTTCGCCACCCGGAAGTTCCAGGGGGCCGTCAGGGAGGCCGATGTGCACAGCGAACTCGACGTCGGCGCCGTGGCGCACTCCCTCGTCTCCTTCTACGTCGGCACCAGAGTCGCCGGCCGCTCGCTCGAACCGGTATCCCGGCTGCCGCGCCGGGTCGCCGAGATGTGGCACCTGGTGATCCGGGGCCTGGTCCCGGTGCACCGCCGCCCCCGCTACGTCACCCTCGCCACGCAACTGGAGCGGGAGATCAGAACCGCCTGACCCGCGCGATACCGTGACGGACATGCCCGACACCCCGTTCGCACCCGTGATCCTCGGCGACGAACCCGGCTCGTTCCCGCACAGCGTGCTGGCCGAACGGCACCCCGCGATCATCCGCCAGGTCCAGGGCGCCCTCCCGTACGGCCCCGCCCAGCACCGGGCGCTGGACGAGCTGCTGAAGAACTGCACCGAGGGGACGGTCGAGCCGCTTCCCGCCGACGCCCCGGACCGGGACCTGTGGCAGGCCTGGGGCCTGACCGCGTATGCCGGGCGGTCCTGGTACGACGTGCCCTGGCTGTGGTCCGAGAGCTGGTTCTACCGCCGACTGCTCGACGCGGTCGGCTGGTTCGGCCCCGGCGCCTGGCAGGGCATCGACCCCTTCCGCCCGTTCAAGCGCGCCGAACTGGACGCCCCGCAGACCGACGAGGAACTGGCCGCGCTGGACGAGCTGCGCGACCTGCCGGAGCAGGAGAGGGCGCGCGCCCTGTTGCACGGCTCGCTGTGGGGCAACCGCGCCGACCTGGGCTTCCGGCTCTCCGCCGAAGGCGCCGAGGCCCGGGACCCGGCCCCGGCGCTGGTCGACGACGACAGCGAGGCCCTGTGGTCGCTGCTGCCGCCCGCCGGGAGGGGCACCCTGGTCCTGGTCGCGGACAACGCGGGCCGCGAACTCGTCCCGGACCTGCTGCTGATCGCCCACCTCCTCGCCGAGGGCCGGGCCGCGCGGGCGGTGCTGCACGTCAAACCGCACCCGTACTACGTCTCCGACGCCACGACCGCCGACGTCGTCGACGCGCTGCACCGGCTGCGCGCCGCCTGCGGCGCCGCCGCCGAGTACGGGCGCGTGCTCTGGTCGGCCCTGGCGGACGGCCGCCTCACCGTGCGCGCCCACCCCTTCTCGTGCGCCCCGCTGCCGTACGGAGACATGCCGCAGGACCTGCGCGCCGAGTTCGCCGCGGCCACGCTGACCGTCTTCAAGGGCGACCTCAACTACCGCCGTCTGGTGGGCGACCGGATGTGGCCGCCGACCACACCGTTCGCGGAGGTGACCGGCTACTTCCCCGGCCCGGTCGCCGCCCTGCGCACCCTGAAGTCCGACGTCGTCACCGGCCTGTCCGCGGCGACCGAGGCCGCGCTCGTCGCCGCGGAGGCACAACGCTGGCGCACGAACGGCACGCACGCGCTGATCCAGGTCTCAAGTGACCTTCAGGTGAAGTGACTTGATGCCGTTGATGAAGTTCGACACGAGCCGTGCGGGTGGTGCGGCGAGCCGGAGCACGGGGAGCGCGCGCAGCACCTCGTCGTGGAGCAGCCGTAGCTGCAGGCGCGCGAAATGGGCGCCCAGGCAGACGTGCGGTCCGTCCCCGAAGGACACATGCGGGTTGGGGGAGCGGGTCAGGTCCAGCCGACCGGGGTCGGAGAAGGCCCGCTCGTCCCGGTTGGCCGAGGCGTGGAAGACCACGACCTTGTCGCCGGCCCGGATCCGGCGGCCCGCCAGCTCGGTGTCCCGTGCGGCGGTCCGGCGGAACGACAGCACGGGCGGGTGCCAGCGCAGCAACTCCTCGACGGCAGGGGCGACTTCGAGTTCCCGGGTTTGCAACGCCGCGTAGGAATCCGGGTGTTCTGCCAGGGTCAGCAGTCCTCCCGGCGCCGCGCTGCGTACCGTGTCGTTTCCCGCGACTGTGAGCAGGAAGAAGAACATCTCCAGCTCCGCCGGGGCGAGTTCGGCCTCGTGCGCGAGCGTGGTCAGCACGTCGTCCGCCGGGTGGCGCCGTTTGTGCGCCGCGAGCTGCCGGGCGTAGTCGAACATGTCCTTGAGCATCGCCGGGGAGCGCGGATCGGCCGGCCTGCCCGCCTCGTCCAGTGCCGGGGCACCGGCCTCGTCCGGATCCTGGTATCCGATGACCCGCTGCGTCCAGTGCAGCAGCAGGCCCCGGTCGCTCTCGGGCACGCCCAGCAGATCCGTCAGGTTCAGCAGGGCGTACTCGTCGGTGACCGCGGCCACCAGATCGACCGTCCCGTCCCCCTCCCGCGACGTCCTGGACGCGGCGGCGAGCAGCGTGCGGGCCCGCTCCCGGGCGAGAGCCGCGAACCGGTCGATGCGCCCGGGCGTGAAGGCACGGCTCACCAGGCGCCGCAGCCGGCCGTGCTGCGGTGGATCCTGATTGAGCATCATGGAGCGGATGAACGGCAGATCCGCGGGATCGGGGTCGCGGATCTGGGTCGCGCCGACGTACGAGGAGTACGTCGCCGCGTCCTTCAGCACCCGTACGACGTCCGCGTGCCGGGTCACCGCCCAGAAGCCCGGTCCGGCCGGCCAGCCCAGCACCTCCGGCTCCTCCTGCCAGGCGACCGGGTGATGGTCGCGCAGCACGCGGTAGTCGTCGTGCGGCACCCCGGCGGCGTACCGGCGGGGGTCGAACACGTCCGGAACCGGCGGCACACCACCGAGGATCACGCCAACTCCTCGACTTCCGGCGCGGCGTCGACATCGGCGCGGAGAAAGCTCTCGACCGTGCGGATCAGTTCCAGCGGGGTCTCGTCCATGGCGTAATGCCCGGCGCCCGACAGCGCGACGAGTTCGCCGCGCGGGAACCAGGACATCCAGGTCTGCCGCATGACCGCGGGCGACAGCGCCGGGTCGAGTTCGCCCGCCACCGCGAGTGCGGGCACCGCGCAGCCCTCGACGTCGGCGTGGAAGTCCTCGCCCGCCCACGAGTCCAGCCAGGCCCTGAACGCCCTCGCGTCGCTGCGCTGCAGCGAGCGCGCGACCATCCGGTCCAGCCAGGCGGCCGGGCGCCGGCCCCCGGTGGTGACGTCGATGATCACCCGCCGGTTCGCCGGTCTGTCCGCCGCGTCCGTGAACAGCGCGGCCTGCTCGCCGGCCAGCGGCAGCCCCGAGGCCGGCACCGGGGAGACACCGACGATCCGGCGCAGCCGGTGCGGGGCGAGTGCCGCCAGCCGCTGGGCCACCGCACCGCCCATGGAGTGCCCGACCACCGAGAACCGGGCCCAGCCGAGCCGGTCGGCCAGCTCCAGCAGGTCCCCGGCCGCCGCGGCCGTCGTGTACGGTCCCGCCGCGTCCCGTGCCTCGCCGTACCCGCGCAGATCCACCAGCGCGTAGGCGAAGGCGCTCCGGTCGAGA
This region includes:
- a CDS encoding ABC transporter permease, which encodes MNVLDFARAFFSDSAQWHGYDGIPTRFAEHVGFSVEALLIAAVIGLPVGLLTGHYGRGGNTLALIATAGRALPTFGLLVLTFIWLGFGLVPVMIPLVVLAVPPILVTTYEAVRSVEPSPVDAARGMGMSEARVLFQVEVPVALPLILSGLRTAAIQLVSTATIAAYVGLGGLGRYIMDGLYQKNYEKVVGGATLVAGLALVTLVLFWAVSRITVSPGVRRSH
- a CDS encoding IS110 family RNA-guided transposase; amino-acid sequence: MDDIDDVGVFLGLDVGKSAHHGHGLTPAGKKVFDKQLPNSEPKLRAVFDKLATKFGTVLVIVDQPASIGALPLTVARDAGCKVAYLPGLSMRRIADLYPGEAKTDARDAAVIADAARTMPHTLRSLELTDEITAELTVLAGFDQDLAAEATRTSNRIRGLLTQFHPSLERVLGPRLDHPAVTWLLERYGSPAALRKAGRRRLVEVIRPKAPRMAQRLIDEIFDALDEQTVVVPGTGTLDLVIPSLARSLAAVHEQRRALETQIGQLLEAHPLSAVLTSIPGVAVRTAATLLVTVGDGTSFPTAAHLASYAGLAPTTKSSGTSIHGEHAPRGGNRQLKRAMFLSAFAALHDPASRTYYDRCRARGKTHTQALLRLARQRINVLFAMLRDGTFYEPRTPRLA
- a CDS encoding IS110 family RNA-guided transposase, whose translation is MNTIVAQAHSFIIGVDTHAKTHTYAVLASSGEHLGTEAFPNTHAGRARAINWAGRRTGGDLGALWVIEGAGSYGAQIARQTARAGYQVVEAARMGRAGRRGIGKSDPIDARRIAAAVLPLPEEQLRTPRMDEGVRAAAQILLTSRDELTSERTRAVNALTALVRIADLGIDARRPLSARQIGEIARWRPREEDLAATTARTEAVRLAKRILALDTEIADNMNRIGELVDASPAAGLPEETGIGPVTAATVLVAWSHPGRVRDEAAFAALAGVSPIPASSGNTTRHRLNRGGDRRLNRALNVIAMVRMVHHPQTRAYVDRRRAEGKTDREIRRCLKRYLARRLYRHLNNAAAAELGVDGT
- a CDS encoding ScbR family autoregulator-binding transcription factor; its protein translation is MARQLRAEQTRATIITAAADLFDRHGYESTSLSDIVAHAKVTKGALYFHFAAKEDLAQAILELNDKAARQLVAEVESRGHSSLETLMRTTFGIARLAVEDPVPRAALRLATADIAVRQPLRHPFVEWLEFATRKFQGAVREADVHSELDVGAVAHSLVSFYVGTRVAGRSLEPVSRLPRRVAEMWHLVIRGLVPVHRRPRYVTLATQLEREIRTA
- a CDS encoding Tat pathway signal sequence domain protein; translation: MRTRSVLALAGTVTSVALALAVATPASADGAVLTTGSAGGTAAAVGDTLTAPLASGTSATLYSSATGTSGVTCTSSQFTASVTANPAAPGTATESVTGQTFDPSSCTSNVVGVTGVSSITVDNLPYTASVASGGTLTVAPAGGSTIQTTVKLKTLLGSITCVYQASGLTGKADNSDSSISFTNQQFTKSSGSSLCFASGYFTAKYAPVADGGARVYVN
- a CDS encoding ABC transporter substrate-binding protein; the encoded protein is MTSNNRISRSIRRNRGAAAVALVAATALLAGCSSSGDKSGNPLTDSKASGDSVVVGSNNFPESTLLADIYGEALKAKGIKVTYKPNIGSRETTYGLLKNGSIKVLPEYNGALLAYLDPKAKPKTVEATTAAIEAKLDSKLTMLKPAAAQSKDSVTVNAATAQKYHLTAKSTIADLKDIAGDLVMGASPEFQTRQQGLVGLKDVYGLQFKSFRALDAGGPLTQAALKKNAVQAADIFTTDATISKEKFVVLQDPQNLFGFENVQPLVQKKALPQKGVDALDAVSAKLDTATLLDLDTQVQAQNKDPLDVAKAWLKSAGLA
- a CDS encoding tellurite resistance TerB family protein → MALWDRIKESASQMQTQLEAKKNDLKSGAFRDASMAMCALVAAADGTVDPSERQRVAQLIATNEVLQNFPADDLRRRFEENLNKLTADFAFGKVSVLQEIGKAKKKPAEARAVIQIGIVIGGADGDFDKTEQAVVREACFALDLPPHEFDL
- a CDS encoding ArsR/SmtB family transcription factor, which gives rise to MATASATGCQDPSAEVLAAAAAAFGLLASPARLHLVWALMQGESDVTGLAERVGGALPAVSQHLTKLKLAGLVRSRREGRRQVYYVDTAGQAEVVEVVRLLVGRLSERAASAPAGLLRGL
- a CDS encoding DUF6114 domain-containing protein; this translates as MLITVPERPRRGPRAAFRGWRARRPFWGGLLLALGGGEILLTEKASLKVVMHIGMQGLAGYTLPTVMVILGLLILFNPAQRLFYSIIGILLSLGTWLTSNLGGFFIGLLLGATGSCLAFGWLPDQEPRVSRRKRRKQARAATHAVPDGAEGTTA
- a CDS encoding DUF6230 family protein, with protein sequence MASSPDVPSDGTTPENPGIGSPSETPQPAGSVADGGGRRGRVRARRAAVMAVPATLVAAGLAVLTAQGALGVQFAISGMPFTVTATNLDGTGFEQFGGLDNMADGSPNAGNTGGQELVVTSAIKNATLTKLCQSVDLGGTNLLITAGGGDTPVTASDLTTDSSELSGNAAFNNIEIGNDASTLTKARVKGPIGVFSQQADTVHIGNLRQTNYATTAGVFKLPGLKLRFSDSGC
- a CDS encoding damage-control phosphatase ARMT1 family protein yields the protein MPDTPFAPVILGDEPGSFPHSVLAERHPAIIRQVQGALPYGPAQHRALDELLKNCTEGTVEPLPADAPDRDLWQAWGLTAYAGRSWYDVPWLWSESWFYRRLLDAVGWFGPGAWQGIDPFRPFKRAELDAPQTDEELAALDELRDLPEQERARALLHGSLWGNRADLGFRLSAEGAEARDPAPALVDDDSEALWSLLPPAGRGTLVLVADNAGRELVPDLLLIAHLLAEGRAARAVLHVKPHPYYVSDATTADVVDALHRLRAACGAAAEYGRVLWSALADGRLTVRAHPFSCAPLPYGDMPQDLRAEFAAATLTVFKGDLNYRRLVGDRMWPPTTPFAEVTGYFPGPVAALRTLKSDVVTGLSAATEAALVAAEAQRWRTNGTHALIQVSSDLQVK